A single Campylobacter hyointestinalis subsp. hyointestinalis DNA region contains:
- a CDS encoding SelT/SelW/SelH family (seleno)protein produces the protein MQVKIFYCNSUNFRPKASSLEEELKNNFPGVEVSKEIGNKGDFIVEVDGKAVFNNHEFPRPRFPDHGEVTKIIKQEFNL, from the coding sequence ATGCAAGTAAAAATATTTTATTGCAATTCTTGAAATTTCCGCCCAAAAGCTTCTAGTTTAGAAGAAGAACTAAAAAATAATTTTCCAGGTGTGGAAGTTTCTAAAGAAATAGGCAACAAAGGTGACTTTATAGTTGAAGTAGATGGAAAAGCAGTTTTTAACAATCACGAATTTCCAAGACCAAGATTTCCAGATCATGGAGAAGTAACCAAAATCATAAAACAAGAATTTAATCTCTAA